The genomic region CTGGTCGACCTCGCCGAAGCCCGGCTCCTTCTCGACCAGGAACGTGGTCATGTTCTTGTAGACCGAGTCGGCGCCCTCGTCGGTCTTCACCAGCACCGCGACCAGGTTGGCCGAACCACCGTTGGTCAGCCACATCTTCTGGCCGTTGACCGTGTAGCTGTCACCGTTCTTGACGGCCTTGGTCTTGATCGCCGCGACGTCGGAGCCGCAGCCCGGCTCGGACATCGAGAACGCGCCGCGCACGTCGCCGGTCGCCATCCGCGGCAGGTACTTCTGCTTCTGCTCGTCGGTGCCGTGCTGGAGCAGCAGGTACGCGACGATGAAGTGCGTGTTGATGATGCCGGACACGCTCATCCAGCCACGGGCGATCTCCTCGACGCAGAGCGCGTAGGTGAGCAGCGACTCCCCGAGCCCGCCGTACTGCTCGGGGATCATCAGCCCGAACAGGCCGAGCTCCTTGAGCCCCTCGACGATCGCCGTCGGGTACTCGTCCTGGTGCTCCAGCTCGGTGGCCACCGGCAGGATCTCCGCCTCGACGAAGGCCCGAACCGTCTTCAGGATCTCCTCCTGGACGTCGGTGAGTCCTTCGGTCTGCTGCAACCTGCTCATCTGCGGCTCCTTGCGTCGAGATCGCCTACTCGCGAGTATCGCGAACCCCAGCATCCCGGCCCACCCCGACACCCGCTGTGACTCCCACCACCCACACACCGTCAGGTGGCTCACGCCCGCCCGCGGCCGCGATCTGTTGCGCGAGCTAGCCGACCTGAGCTGTCGGAGGCGGCTGTGGACTCGCGACCGCGTGCCAGTACGCCGCGTAGGCACCGGTCTGCTTGACCACGCGATCCGGCGTAGGGGCGGCCGGCCAGAACTGCAGCAGATAGCGATCGACCGGCGCATCGTCATCGTTCGACCCAGAGTCGGCCTGGTGACCGGCGTCCATTCCCCAACCGCAGTACCGCACCCGGTGGTCGATCGACGCAAGACCCAGTCGCCACCGCTGCTCACCGCCCCAAGTCACCAGGACGGCGTCACCCTCCGGCTTGAACGACGCCTCGACGATCTCCTCCCACTGGTCGTCGACGGGCGGCGCGTCGTCGTGGACCTCGACGGTGAAGCCGACCTTGCCGGTGTGCAGGCCGGTGATCAGGAACAGCTTCCCGTCGACCGCCGCGCCGCACAGCCCGTTCTGCTGACCGCCGAAGCACTCCCCGAGGTCGGAGTAGTCCTCACGGCTCTCGACGTACAACTGCCCGTAGTGAACCCAGGCGGGCTCGTCCACCACCACTCGTCCAGAGCTCATCGCGGTGGGGTCACTCGTCGTCGCGGTCGTTGTCGCGGTCGCCGTTGTTGCTCACGTACGGGCTGAAGGTGCGACTGAGGGTGGTGACGAGAACGACTTCTTCCCGGGTGGGTTGCCAGCGGTTGGTGCGCTGGGCCATCGCGAGGCGGCGGACGGCGTCGCGGTACTTGTCGGCGGCCTTGTCGTTCTTGCCTTCCGCCAGCGCCTTGGCCGCCTCGTCGAGGTCCTTGGCGGCTTCGCGGACCGAGCGATTGGGGTCGCCCTGGCGGAGCAGCTCGGCCAGCGCGCGCAGGGATCGAGCCGGGCCGGTCTCCGCGGGCTTCTCCGGGCTCTTCTTCGGCTTCTTCGGAGTCGGGGTGTCCTTGGGCTTCGACTGCCTGGCGGTCGGCGTCGGGGTCGGGGTCGGCTTGGGCTTGGGCTGAGTGCTCACCTTCGCCACGGTCGGCGTGGCCGTCGGCGTGCCGCCGGCCTGCGCGGGCGGATCGGTCGAGACGCCCTCCCGCAGCAGGGCTGCCGCGACCACGCCGGCCAGTACGACGGCTGTGCCCGCGATGACCTTCGCGAACGGCAGTCGCCGTCGTGGCCCCGCATGTCCTGCGGCTGCCGGTGCCGCGCTCGCTGCCCGGTTGTCGCCGGGCAGTTCGTCGTCCAGCGAGGCAGCAGGTGCTCCGAGCAGCTCCTCGTCGAGCGAAGGCCGGACCGGCTCACCAGCCGGCGCCCCGAACGGCAGGACCTGGGTGGCGTTGCCCGCCGGGTTGTTGAGGTGCGCGATGACCTCGGCCGTGGACGACGGCCGCTGCGCCGGGTCCTTGGCGAGCATCCGCAGGACGAGCTCGCCCAGGCCGGGCGCGGCGTCAGTACGGCGTACTGGGGGTGGCGGGGCTTCCAGGTGCTGGCGGAGGACCTGCTCGACGGTGTCGGCGACGAAGGGCGGCACGCCTTCGAGCAGCTCGTACAGGACGCAGCCCAGCGAGTACCAGTCGCTCGCCGGGGTCGCCTTGCCGCCGCGCACCTGCTCCGGCGAGATGTAGGCGGCCGTGCCGAGCAGGACCTGCCCGGTCGCGCCGTTGAGGCTGCCGGTGTGGGCCAGGCCGAAGTCGGTGATCTTGAGCGTGCCGTCGGTCGCCAGCAGCAGGTTGCCCGGCTTCACGTCGCGGTGCACGATCCCGGCCGCGTGCGCCGCGTCGAGCGCCCGCGCCCCCTGGACGGCGACGTCGGCGACGACCTTCGTCGTCGGCAACCCCTCGGACCGCAGCAGCTGCGCCAGATCGGTGCCGGTGACCAGCTCCATCACCAGGAACACGTGGTCGTCGGCGGCCCCCACGTCGTACGTCGCGACCACGTTCGGGTGCTGCAGCCGGGCGGCGGCCTGGGCCTCGATCCGGAACCGCTGCACCGCGTCCATCGGATCGCCCTCGAGAGCGCGCAGCAGCTTCACCGCCACCTGACGCGCCAGCACGGTGTCCTCGGCCTGCCAGACCTCACCGGCACCACCTCGCCCGAGCAGGCTCAGCAACCGGTAACGCCCCGCGAGTACCACGCCGTTCACACCAACACCCCACAACGCCTTCCGCCTGGCCGGACCAGCGCCCTACCTTAGGTGCCCACGCGCCGCAGGGCGAGCGGTCGGCCCGTCCGGTGGACGGTCTTTACCTGCTCCTGCCACGAACCACGGTGCCGATCGCCACCACACGTACTAGGTTGACCACATGAAGCGATCATTCGTTCCCGCCCTGATCGCGACGACGCTGCTCGCCGCGACGTTGACCACCACCACCGCGTCGGCCGCGCCCGCCCCGTCCGGCGGCGGTGCCCCGACCGTCCGGTGCGAGTTCACCCCGACACCGGAGAACCCGGCCGCGAAGCCGGTCACCGTGCCGTCGGCGACCGCGAAGGCCCGCGGCACCGTCGACGTGTTCTTCGCGACGAACTACGGCCCGTTCGTGGTCCGGATGGACCGCGCGAACGCGCCGTGCGGGGTGCACAACTTCGTGCACCTGACCAAGAGCCGCTTCTACGACCGCACCCAGTGCTTCCGGCTGACCAACTCGGCCCGGCTCGGTGTGCTGCAGTGCGGCGACATCTACCGCCAGGAGGAAGGCGGCCCGGGCTACAAGTTCCCCGACGAGGTCACCGGCCGGGAGACCTACCCGCGCGGCACCGTTGCCTACGGCAACCAGGGACCGGGCACCAACGGGTCGGAGTTCTTCGTCGTGCACTCGTTCGCCAACATCCCGCCGAACTACACCGTGCTCGGCCGGGTGATCTTCGGCATGTCGACCTTCGACCGGATCGTCGCCGCCGGCATCGCCGACCCCGACCTCGACGGCCCGCCCACCTCGCCGGTCCGCATCCTCAAGGTGCTCACCCTCGGCTGACCGCCTGTGCGTCCGAAGAACCCTGCGCTGCCGGCAAGGTTCTTCGGACGCTCCGTGCCGAGATGATCAGTCGGTCGGGGGCTGCCAGACGTCGGTGCGCGTCAGGCCCGCGGCGCGGCCCTTGGCGGAGATGACCAGGGCCATCTTGCGGGAGGCCTCGTCGATCATCTCGTCGCCGAGCATCACCGCGCCCCGGGCGCCGCCGGCCGCCGAGGTGAAGTGGTCGTAGGCGTCGAGAATGTTCTCGGCGTGGTCGTAGTCGTCCTGCCGCGGCGAGTAGACCTCGTTCGCGGCGGCGATCTGGTCCGGGTGCAGCACCCACTTGCCGTCGAAGCCGAGCGCGGCCGACCGGCCCGCCACCCGGCGGAACCCGTCGACGTCCTTGATCTGCAGGTACGGGCCGTCGATCGCCTGCTTGCCGTGCGCCCGGGCCGCCATCAGGATCTGCATCAGGATGTAGTGGTAGGCGTCGCCGACGTCGTAGCCGGGCGGCTGCTCGCCGACCACCAGGGACTTCATGTTGATCGAGGCCATGAAGTCGGCCGGGCCGAAGATGATCGTCTCCACCCGCGGCGAGGCCTGCGCGATGGCGTTCACGTTCGTCAGGCCGAGCGCGTTCTCGATCTGCGCCTCGATGCCGATCCGGCCCGGCTCCAGGCCGTGGACCTTCTCCAGCTGGGTGAGCAGCAGGTCCAGCGCGACCACCTGCTCGGCGGTCTGCACCTTCGGCAGCATGATGCAGTCCAGGTTGGCGCCGGCGCCGGAAACCACCTCGATCACGTCGGCGTAGGTCCACTCGGTGGTCCAGTCGTTCACCCGGACGACCCGGATCTTCGAGCCCCAGCCGCCCTCGTTCAGCGCGGCGACGATGTTCTTGCGGGCGTCCACCTTGGCGATCGGCGCGACCGAGTCCTCCAGGTCGAGAAACACCTGGTCGGCGTCCAGCCCCTTCGCCTTGGCCAGGAACCGCGGGTTGGAGCCCGGGGTCGCCAGGCAGGACCGCCTGGACCGGAACGTCTCACTCGCCTCGTCAGCCATCGCCGTCACCCTTCGCCTCGGTTACCCGTCGGTCACCGGCAGCGTACGGCGAAAGCTCCGTCCCCGGCCCGGTGACTTCCCTCACCCCGGGTCGGCCTGTGGTACTCCTCACGGGCGAAGGCGGACCTCCACCACTCACCAAAGCCGGCTGGGACCCCAACCGGCCGCACACCACGGCGCGGCTGGCGCGGCGGAGCACGCTTGCTGAGTGGTGCAGATCCGCTTGTGACACCCTGGGGCGGTGACGACGGACGAGGCCGTGGCGGAGATCGGCGCGGTGATGAAGAAGGCCGGGCTGGTCTGGCTGTCCTGGAACGGGCAGCGCGCGATGCCGGCCTGGTTCGCGACGGTCGACGGCGCGTACGTCGTCCTGGCGGATCGCGACGGCAGCGCCGAGCAGCCGCTGCCCGGACTGGCCGACGCCGACGCGGTCCAGGTCGTCGTTCCGGCCAAGCCGGCGACGAGCCGCCTGGCCTCCTGGACTGCCGCCGTACGACGGCTGGAACCGGGCACGGAGGAGTGGACCGCCGCCGCCCTGGTCCTCCGCACCGAGCGCCTCAACGCCGCCGGGCTGGGCAACCAACTCGACCGCTGGCAGGCCCAGGCGGACGTGCTCGTCCTCGAGCCCACCGGCGCGGTCACCACGACCTACGACGACACGCATCCCGCTGTGACGCCGCCAGAGACCTCCGCGACGACCCGAGGCAAGCGCCCGATCACCCTGCACAAGCGGGCCCGGCGCCGCCCGAAGCTCAGCTGACACGCTGCCGCCCGCCGCTCTGACCCTCCGGCCGGGGCAACCTGGACGGACCGGATCACGTACTTCCGATCGTCAACTGATCCGGCGGCGACGGGACGGCCCATGTTCGGCAAGGAGCGGCGGGACCTCGAGTTCTCGGAGTACGTGGCGTCTCGGCGGTCCCGGCTGGTCGGCACGGCGTACCTGCTGTGCGGGGATCGTCACCAGGCCGAGGACCTCGTGCAGACCGCACTGGCCAAGCTGTACGTCGCCTGGCCGCGGGTCCGGCGCTCGGACGGCGAGGACGCCTACGTACGGCGAATCCTGGTCAACGCCGGGATCGACGCCAGCCGCCGGCCGTGGCGGCGCGAGCACACCTCCGACCAACTGCCGGAGTACCCGGCGGACGAGGGGCTCGGGCTGGAGGACCGGGACGAGCTGATCGCGGCGCTGAGCACATTGGCCCCCGGGCAGCGCCGGGTGATCGTGCTGCGCTACTGGCTCGGGCTGTCGGTCGAGGAGGTCGCCACCGACCTGCAGATCACGCCGGGCACGGTGAAGAGCCAGTCGTCGAAGGCGCTGCAGAACCTCCGGCACCAGTTGATCCCCGAACTCGCAGCGCTGACGGAGGAGCACTGATGAACGAGCACGACCTGCACGAGCGGATGCGCGACAGCACCGCCTGGACCGACCACCTCGGCACCGAACCGGCCGCCGACCTGCTCCGCGGCCGGAAGCGGCTGCGGAGGCGGCGGACCACGATCGGGGCGTCGGCCATGTCCGCGATCGCCGTGGTCGCGGCCGGCGCGACAATCGCCGCCGGCCAGCTGCCCGGTGCCGCGGACGGCCAGGTGGCCGGAGATCCGACGCCGGGCGTCTTCGGCGTTCTGCGGCTGACCCCGGGCGGACCGACGATCACGTGCCCGCTGTCCGCCGCACCTCCGGGCGGGTTGCCCGCAGGTACGGCGGAGCCGAACCACCTGCGGATCCTGGTGTCCCACGTGGACCCGGCCCGGACCCACCTGAAAGGCCGCTCTGCCGGCATACTGCGGCGGCCGGGCGACGGCCCCTGTGAACCGCGCGGCGTCGCGGCAGCGTGGTCGGAGTGGCACGAGGCGGGCGGGACCGGCTTCGCCGCCGTGGCGGTGCGGGCGAAAGGCGACTACGGGCCGGTGGAAGCCAACGAAATCCCCGAGCCGCGAGCCGACGTCTGCGGGCTGTACACCGACCGCTCGACCTTCACCGACTGCCGAGTCATCACCACCGCCGCCGGTCAGAAGGTGCGGGTCGGCACCCGGGGCAAGCAGGCCTACTGGGCCAGCTACGTCCGGCCCGACGGCGCGATGGCGTACGCGACCGTGGAGGGCGACAACCGACGGGCGGACCCAGGGCCGGCCCCAGCCGACGAACCGGACCCGGTCCTGGCGCCGAGCGTGACGCTGGAAGCTCTGATCGCCACGGTCACCGATCCTGCCCTCGACACCTACTGACCCGCGCCGAAACCGCGACACCTCCGCTGGTGGAGGTGTCGCAGGTCAGAGCCAGCCGCGCTCGCGGGCGTGCCAGCCCAGCTGCAGGCGGGACCGGGAGTGGGTCCGCTCCATCAGCAGCTGGACCCGCCGGGCGACCGTACGCCGGCTGGTGCCGAGCCGGGCGGCGGCGGCCTCGTCGGTGAGGCCAGCCACCAGCAGCGACAGCAGGTACCGGTCGTCGGCGGACAGTGGATCCTCGGCAGCGAGGGTCTCCCCGGCCGTCACCGACAGCGGACTGGCCCGCCCCCACACCGTCTCGAAGAGCGCGACCAGAGCGTCCAGCAGGCTGCACGGGTGAACCAGCAGCGCCGCGTCGTGCGCCGGGGTGGCCCAGTCCAGCGGCAGCAACGCCAGCTCCCGATCCGCGACGGCCAGCTTGGTCGGCAGGTCGTCCGCGATCCGGGCTTGCTCACCAGCCCGGACGTGACTGACCGCGCTGGCCGACAGCAGCGAGTCCTCCAGCGCCGAGCTGTCGTAGATCACCCGGTACACGACGCCGTCGGCCTGCCGGGCCAGCTGCGTCCTGTTCACCTCGGCCGACGCCGCGTACGGCGGCGCGACCAGCTCACGGACCTCCTGCCGGGCCGTGCGTTGCACCCGGTCGAACGCCAGGTTGACCGCGGTCTGTCCGGAGACGATCTCGATGAGCTCCTCGGTCCGCCGGTTGCCGGCCTGGTTGTACGCCTCTGCCGCCAGCCGGTACGCCGCCTCGCGGACCCGTTCCAGCTCCTCCTCCTGCCGCTGGACCAGCTGCTCGACCGCCAGCTCCGGCGGCACCGGGACGACCAGCTCGCGCGGCGGCGGCGTACGGTGCACGAAGCCTTCGCTCTGCAAGGCGTCGACGGCCCGCAGTACGTCCTCCAGCGTCGAGCCGGCTCGCTCGGCCAGCTCCGTCACCGTCGCGGCACCCTGCCGGACCAGCGCCAGGTAGATCGCTTCGTTCTCGGCGCCCAGTCCGGTGGATCTCCGCACGTTCCGCCCCTCGCTCGCCCCGGTGCCCCCGACCGGCCCCACCCGCCGAGCACATTGTAAGGACCTTCTGGACCGTGCCGGGGCCGGCGCCGGTGGTGGCCTGCGCGCCTCGGTCCCCCCGGGCGGTTAGCCTTCGAGCATGAGCGGATCACCGGCACGTGTGTACGTCGCCCGGCTGGCCGGACTCCCCGTGTACGACCCGAACGGGGACCAGGTCGGCAAGGTGCGCGACGTCGTGGTGACGCTGCGGCAGGACACCCAGCCGCCGCGGGTGCTCGGGCTGGTGGTCGAGGTGTTCACCCGGCGGCGCATCTTCCTGCCGATGACCCGGGTGACCTCGATCGAGGTCGGCCACGTGATCACCACCGGACTGCTGAACATGCGCCGCTTCGAGCAGCGGGCCACCGAGGTGCTGGTGCTCGGCGAACTGCTGGACCGGACCGTCACGATCCGCGAGACCGGCGCCGCCGCGGTGGTGTTCGACCTGGCGATGGAGCAGTGGCGGACCCGGGACTGGATGCTGTCGAAGGTCGCGGTGACCGAGGGGGCCAAGCGGTTCCGGCGCCGCGGGCAGTCGCACGTGCTGGACTGGGCCGACGTCAGCGGGTTCGCGCAGACCGAGCACGGGCAGGGCGCGACGCACATGCTGGCCGCGTTCGACACGATGAAGCCGGCCGACCTGGCCGGCGTACTGCACGAGCTGTCGCCCAAACGGCGCAAGGAGATCGCGTCCGCGCTGAACGACGAGCGGCTGGCCGACGTGCTGGAGGAGCTGCCCGAGGACGACCAGGTGGAGATCCTGGCCGGCCTGGACACCGAGCGGGCCGCGGACGTGCTCGAGGAGATGTCGCCGGACGACGCGGCCGACCTGATCGCCGAGCTGCCGACCGACACCGCCGAGCGGCTGCTGACGCTGATGGAGCCGGACGAGGCCGAGGACGTCCGGCGCCTGCTGACGTACGAGGAACGCACGGCCGGTGGCCTGATGACGTCCGAGCCGGTGATCCTGCCCGCCGACGCGACCGTGGCCGACGCGCTCGCGCACGTGCGCAACGCCGAGCTGAGTCCGGCGCTGGCCGCGATGATCTACGTCTGCCGCCCGCCGCTGGAAACCCCGACCGGCCGGTTCATCGGGATCGGCCACATCCAGCGGCTGCTGCGCGAGCCGCCGTCGGCGCTGGTGTCCGGCGTACTCGACACGGACCTGGACGGGTTGCGTCCGGACGACGGGCTGCAGGCGGTGAGCAAGTACCTCGCGACCTACAACCTGGTCGCTGCTCCGGTGCTCGACGACGAGGGCCGGCTGCTCGGCGCGGTCACCGTGGACGACGTACTGGACCATCTACTGCCCGACGACTGGCGTGGATCCGCGCCGCAGGAAGGGGATCCGCATGCCCGGTGACAACCGCCGTCGCAGCCGGCCGGACGACCGGCGCGGTTCCCGGTCCGCCGAACGCCGCGGCGCACGGTCGGACGAGCGCCGCTCCGAGGATCGCCGGCTGACCCGCCCGGCCGCCGACCGGCTGGACGTCCCGCGCGAGCTGCGCCGGACACTGGTCCGGCGGCGCGCGTACGACGCGGACGCGTTCGGGCGGCTGTCGGAGCGGATCGCGCGGTTCCTGGGCACCGGGCAGTTCCTGGTCTACATGACCGCGACGATCGTGTTCTGGGTGCTGTGGAACATCTTCGCGCCCGAGCACCTGCGCTGGGACCAGTACCCGTTCATCTTCCTCACGCTAGCGCTCAGCCTGCAGGCCTCGTACGCCGCGCCGCTGATCCTGCTCGCGCAGAACCGGCAGGAGGCCCGGGACCGGGTCCAGTACGAACGCGACCGCGACGTCGACGCCCGCAGCCGGGCCGACATGGAGTTCCTGGCCCGGGAGATGGCCTCGCTGCGGATGTCGGTCGGCGAGGTCGCGACCCGCGACTTCCTGCGCTCGGAACTGCGCTCGCTGCTGGCCGAGCTGGACAAGGACCGCGAGGACGACCGGGTCTGAGCCGCGGGAGCGGCCGGTGGTCCTGGTGAGGTTCGCCTTGCCGGAGCTACGTCACAGTGGACCGTGGTGGGGCGCCTGTGCGTGAGCACGTAGCCTGTAGCCATGGCTCCCACTGCTGACCAGGTGACCGCTGCGCTCGGGTCCGTGATGGATCCCGAGATCAAGAAACCGATCACCGAACTGGGCATGGTCGAGTCCGTCGTGGTGCGGACCGACGGCGTCGTGGCGGTGAAGATCCTGCTGACCGTGTCCGGCTGCCCGATGAAGGACACGCTGCGGCGCGACACCACCGCGGCGGTCAGCGCGCTGGACGGCGTCACCGGGGTCGAGATC from Kribbella flavida DSM 17836 harbors:
- a CDS encoding acyl-CoA dehydrogenase family protein, with protein sequence MSRLQQTEGLTDVQEEILKTVRAFVEAEILPVATELEHQDEYPTAIVEGLKELGLFGLMIPEQYGGLGESLLTYALCVEEIARGWMSVSGIINTHFIVAYLLLQHGTDEQKQKYLPRMATGDVRGAFSMSEPGCGSDVAAIKTKAVKNGDSYTVNGQKMWLTNGGSANLVAVLVKTDEGADSVYKNMTTFLVEKEPGFGEVDQGLTVPGKIEKMGYKGVDTTELIFDGYRIDAGQILGGVPGKGFYQMMDGVEVGRVNVAARGCGVARRAFELGISYAQQRETFGRKIAEHQAVLFRLADMAVKVEAAHELMVKAARKKDAGSRNDFEAGVAKYLASEYCSQVVEDSFRIHGGYGFSKEYEIERLYREAPMLLIGEGTADIQRMIIGRRLLEDYKL
- a CDS encoding serine/threonine-protein kinase, encoding MNGVVLAGRYRLLSLLGRGGAGEVWQAEDTVLARQVAVKLLRALEGDPMDAVQRFRIEAQAAARLQHPNVVATYDVGAADDHVFLVMELVTGTDLAQLLRSEGLPTTKVVADVAVQGARALDAAHAAGIVHRDVKPGNLLLATDGTLKITDFGLAHTGSLNGATGQVLLGTAAYISPEQVRGGKATPASDWYSLGCVLYELLEGVPPFVADTVEQVLRQHLEAPPPPVRRTDAAPGLGELVLRMLAKDPAQRPSSTAEVIAHLNNPAGNATQVLPFGAPAGEPVRPSLDEELLGAPAASLDDELPGDNRAASAAPAAAGHAGPRRRLPFAKVIAGTAVVLAGVVAAALLREGVSTDPPAQAGGTPTATPTVAKVSTQPKPKPTPTPTPTARQSKPKDTPTPKKPKKSPEKPAETGPARSLRALAELLRQGDPNRSVREAAKDLDEAAKALAEGKNDKAADKYRDAVRRLAMAQRTNRWQPTREEVVLVTTLSRTFSPYVSNNGDRDNDRDDE
- a CDS encoding peptidylprolyl isomerase produces the protein MKRSFVPALIATTLLAATLTTTTASAAPAPSGGGAPTVRCEFTPTPENPAAKPVTVPSATAKARGTVDVFFATNYGPFVVRMDRANAPCGVHNFVHLTKSRFYDRTQCFRLTNSARLGVLQCGDIYRQEEGGPGYKFPDEVTGRETYPRGTVAYGNQGPGTNGSEFFVVHSFANIPPNYTVLGRVIFGMSTFDRIVAAGIADPDLDGPPTSPVRILKVLTLG
- a CDS encoding HpcH/HpaI aldolase/citrate lyase family protein, with protein sequence MADEASETFRSRRSCLATPGSNPRFLAKAKGLDADQVFLDLEDSVAPIAKVDARKNIVAALNEGGWGSKIRVVRVNDWTTEWTYADVIEVVSGAGANLDCIMLPKVQTAEQVVALDLLLTQLEKVHGLEPGRIGIEAQIENALGLTNVNAIAQASPRVETIIFGPADFMASINMKSLVVGEQPPGYDVGDAYHYILMQILMAARAHGKQAIDGPYLQIKDVDGFRRVAGRSAALGFDGKWVLHPDQIAAANEVYSPRQDDYDHAENILDAYDHFTSAAGGARGAVMLGDEMIDEASRKMALVISAKGRAAGLTRTDVWQPPTD
- a CDS encoding SigE family RNA polymerase sigma factor, with translation MFGKERRDLEFSEYVASRRSRLVGTAYLLCGDRHQAEDLVQTALAKLYVAWPRVRRSDGEDAYVRRILVNAGIDASRRPWRREHTSDQLPEYPADEGLGLEDRDELIAALSTLAPGQRRVIVLRYWLGLSVEEVATDLQITPGTVKSQSSKALQNLRHQLIPELAALTEEH
- a CDS encoding helix-turn-helix domain-containing protein; amino-acid sequence: MRRSTGLGAENEAIYLALVRQGAATVTELAERAGSTLEDVLRAVDALQSEGFVHRTPPPRELVVPVPPELAVEQLVQRQEEELERVREAAYRLAAEAYNQAGNRRTEELIEIVSGQTAVNLAFDRVQRTARQEVRELVAPPYAASAEVNRTQLARQADGVVYRVIYDSSALEDSLLSASAVSHVRAGEQARIADDLPTKLAVADRELALLPLDWATPAHDAALLVHPCSLLDALVALFETVWGRASPLSVTAGETLAAEDPLSADDRYLLSLLVAGLTDEAAAARLGTSRRTVARRVQLLMERTHSRSRLQLGWHARERGWL
- a CDS encoding magnesium transporter MgtE N-terminal domain-containing protein, which gives rise to MSGSPARVYVARLAGLPVYDPNGDQVGKVRDVVVTLRQDTQPPRVLGLVVEVFTRRRIFLPMTRVTSIEVGHVITTGLLNMRRFEQRATEVLVLGELLDRTVTIRETGAAAVVFDLAMEQWRTRDWMLSKVAVTEGAKRFRRRGQSHVLDWADVSGFAQTEHGQGATHMLAAFDTMKPADLAGVLHELSPKRRKEIASALNDERLADVLEELPEDDQVEILAGLDTERAADVLEEMSPDDAADLIAELPTDTAERLLTLMEPDEAEDVRRLLTYEERTAGGLMTSEPVILPADATVADALAHVRNAELSPALAAMIYVCRPPLETPTGRFIGIGHIQRLLREPPSALVSGVLDTDLDGLRPDDGLQAVSKYLATYNLVAAPVLDDEGRLLGAVTVDDVLDHLLPDDWRGSAPQEGDPHAR
- a CDS encoding DUF1003 domain-containing protein translates to MPGDNRRRSRPDDRRGSRSAERRGARSDERRSEDRRLTRPAADRLDVPRELRRTLVRRRAYDADAFGRLSERIARFLGTGQFLVYMTATIVFWVLWNIFAPEHLRWDQYPFIFLTLALSLQASYAAPLILLAQNRQEARDRVQYERDRDVDARSRADMEFLAREMASLRMSVGEVATRDFLRSELRSLLAELDKDREDDRV